In the Scylla paramamosain isolate STU-SP2022 unplaced genomic scaffold, ASM3559412v1 Contig1, whole genome shotgun sequence genome, AGGCGACTAAATAAGCGAGGAGTGTTTAGATAGAAAGATATGAAAGCTGGAAGAAAgaacgggggaaaaaaagataaatagtgaTAGGGGCAGACTGAATAAGCAAGGAATGtttagatagaaagaaatagaagctGGAAGAAAGGATTACGGGGATAAGAACAGATAAGAGATAGTGGTAGAGGCAAACTGAATAAGCAAGGAGTGTTTAGATAGAGAAGGAAGCTGGAAGGGAATAGATACGAGATTAGACATTGAATAGAGGCTGGAAGATAGGTCACGGGAAGGAAGTATAGAtgtgaaaggagagacagaacaaAGCATTATGTAAATAGACAGAACACGATGAATAAGAAAtgcctcctgtctgtctgtcacctctgaacagatagataaataaatgaaaataaaataaatagacagaaaatgaACTACTTTGAAGACCTgcctttgtctgtctatctatctgtttgtctcacCTCTCCTGCAGGCATGAAGTAAACAGCAGGCAGACACAGAACAGCCACCCTTCCAGCCAGGCACCAGGGAGGACAGCTGGCCTGAAATGCGAGGATAACCCGAACCCATAGCGAACTTGAAGCttacgtattctgaaacgccctgctctttcaccattattttccaaggctacagagatgactagctggcttctcaagtgtttctcctgctggtAATGTAGtgatgttgttaatctatcactacaactataaaaaaaaaacccttaaaatccACGTCAtgtcaactacagcctttggaaaaaAGTGTTGCAGGATACcgtatttttcaaggccacagagatgactagccgggttctcaagagtgtttctcccattGGTAGtgtaggaatgttgttaatctgtcactacaactataaaaacactcttggaaatCCGTGTCATGTTAACTACAGCCCTTGGAAAGTAGTGGTGACAGAAACGTTGCAGGATGTGAGAATTAGGAGGGCTCAGGGTGCGGGGGTGCCAGGGAGTGACTGCTGGCCTACCTGTGGAGAGcttaggattattattattattattattattattattattattattattattattattatttttcatattataattttttctcttttcttagtgGTTGTCAGTAATCATATATTCAGTTGTTAGGGTGAGTTGTGATGTACTAGAAAAGAAATTTAAGTATAATAgttttgttttgagtttgtttcaCCATGATTCACTTCCAAATCCATAATCTTATCTGTAAATCTATATATTCAGGCTTTACCTAATGCATTGTGACTTAGCTGAAAGGAAATGCAAATATAAGTTTTCTCACCATCAATCACTTTCAAATCCAAAAATATTATATACCAAGGTTTTATTTCATGAATTCTGCCACTGAAAACAAACTAATAGAGCAGCCACGTCTTAACTGTGACCATTTAATTAACTTTCATATCCACACCAATGCTTTAAATGGATATCCTTGACTATCATCTTATCTCTTGCCTGTGACAGATAAGACAGACTAAACAGCATTGCATGACTTCCCTCTAAGCTTCAatgggggaggagaaaaagtaaaaaaacagtACCACTTATAACCACCCTGGCAGTGACTAGAGGGCCACTTCAATATTGTGTAAGTCACCGCTCAACTGctgttcccgttttctttacttctgaTGTGTTCTGACTCCCCCTTGCTTTTGTTTTGACTTCATGTGGCTTCAAGAAAgtctgttccttccttttctttcttcctgttttttttttttttttataccctctctctctctatctcgctCTGTTACGcttgattttgttttgttttgcttctccagtattctctcttcccctatctcatttctcttcttctattcttcctgccccttccttctgcttctcaatttgttctttcgtgttttttgctCCCTGTCTCATCTGCTTGTGACATTTCTCCATCTCCCTgttctcacttccttcttccttcctgcctgtttctgttttcttccttcgcgcaccgttttctttcttcccgccTCGTTTGCTTctatcatttcttcctcccaagcttcagcctctcccagcctccatTTCTTCTCAATTTTTCCTTTCAAGTTCTTCTGTGTCCCCCTCACCAGCCCTGACAGTGAGGGGGAGGGTACATTAGCCAAGTAGCCTCTTAGTATTCTTCACCATTACTTCCTGCTAACTTTCTCGCCCTTCATTCTTCACCACTCGCTTCTTCTCCTCGTTATTCTCTCCCTTACGCCCCCACAGCGCCAACCAGTGTCTGCGTTTGCGTTTTCTCCCACTCAACCGCCTGTTTGTTcgcttttctctcttcgtctcaGCTTAAGTTTGCGTTCCGACACTGACCTCAACTCCTTCAACCCTTGGAATGACAAAAGAAAGTATAAGATTAAAAGTCTGTTTATTGATGCGCCACACGCCACATGCCAGACTGAGCCTCCCTTGGGCCCTCTATAGGCTCCTCTAGGCTACCCTCGGTCCTGGTGCACTCAACCGGGGCCACACACAAGAAATACCACAAATATACTGCCTTGTCTACCACATGCTAACTGGGCTGTGGTCTTTAAATGTTCTGGTCTCACGTAAACTGCTCGGCTCTTGTGAAATAGGAATTGTGGGAGTTTTAAATGAGTTTACTGtggttttgtaatttttttgacTTGAGaattgtgttatgagtgttttctaaGTATTGTAACTAAAAGAAGGGACTATTCACATCTCTAATGGCACTACGCAAAAAAGGAGGGTTTAAAATGATAGATCTTCCTTCGTCCAGCCTGTGTGATGTAGAGATGTGGCTGGTGAACAAAAATACCTTAGTTtgtgattaagagagagagagatgtgtgttttctttcatgtagaTATGAGTTAAACAAAAATACCTTAGTTTTGTGATTAAGGGAGAGAAGTGTTAGCATTTTTGGTGTAGATATCAGTTAAACAAAAATACCTTAGTCTGTAATTAAGAGAGAGGTGTCAGAcagtattttttgtgtgtagatATGAATTAAGCAAAAATATCTTTGCAGTGAAGGAACCAAGGTACAAGTTAACAAGCCTTCCACAGCAccaatacgtaaaaaaaagacgacgaaAATTTAGATAAACCACAAATATCGGCCTTTCAAAGCATAGTTCCAGTAAAACCAAAATATTTAAAGGACAGCCCCCACTCATCACTGCCCAAACTCCACCTCTCTCTAAGGACATACAGAGAAATGGGGACACATCTTAGCCCAGTGTAGGGGATCAGGGGAAGTATAGAGGGTTGAAAAGGGGTCAAAGGTTAGCAGGTCCTGGTGGGGAGTAATAGGATAGGGGGGAAAAGGACCAAAGAGGATTGAAAAGGACTGGAGGAAGGTGTTGTGGGTTTGTTGTgggtgaaagaaataaagaattggTGTTTTAAAAAGAATTATTGAAGGTTGTTTGGGTTTTGTTGAGACAGAAAGAATGATATAGGTTTTtgtaaaggaatgagaaaacTAATTACGGTTTAGTTAAgacagaaagaatgaaaagcgaGAACAAGAAACTGcagaacaagatgaagaacaagaacaggaagaacaagaacaaggaactacaaaagaacaagaataatggaGAAACtgtagaaaaagaacaagaacaagaaaaacaaggaagaaacagaagaaaaaggagaaacacaatgAAATGACTGAAGATGTTGctaagaaagagaatgaagaagaggaggaggaggcctgagcattcactaatgaaaacaaacaccccaaaaaaataaaataaataaataaataaataaaaataaataaataataacatcaaataaggtcctcaaaaaaaaaaaaaagacagaaaaataaaataaaaaaataatgatgatgatgataataataatagataaataattacaGAATAAGTAACCCAACATCAAATAGCAAaagtatgcatatatatatattgacacacaaaatatatcacaaatatatataagagtATATACAAAAATTTGATTATAGGTTTGAATAATAccttaaaaaaagagatgaaatgataataataacaaggagaagaataagatgaagatggagatgaaaatgaagaaaaagaagaataaggaataaaaggaaggagtgataaagataaataaatgggagAAATGTGAGATAAACAAGTCACAGGGAAGGAAACAACAGATAAATGGAAGTAACAGAGATAAATATAAGAAGTatttgagaaaggaaaaaaaataaaataaaaaataaaaaaatcagaaaatgagaaacgtagaagaaaacgaaaagaaaaagaaaaacaaataagagaaaatataaaaatgaaccaaaacaaaaaataaacaaatgaatctaggaagaagaaaaaaaaaaaagaaaaatagttaaattCAGAACAAAAATAGATTCAAACTTGCATATTTCGAAATACAAAACATTTTCCAAGTTGCATAAGTCAACACTGCGTAccttaataacaacaataataataacaataataataataataataataataataataataataataataataataataataataaaaccatgACTTCTTTTGTTTTAGTCTCCCattgcactaccaccaccatcaccatcaccatcaccatcatcatcagcatcatcatcatcatcagcacatCGACACAAACCAGGAAAGGTGTACTGCTTGACTACAAAATCCTAAAGATACCCCCCCCAAACTACACCCCTCTGGTCTTACCCCCCtctagtagtaataataataataataataataataataataataataataataataataataataataataataatgttatttgattataaattaaaaaatacacagaatatgaaaaaatacacacacacacacacacacacacacacacacacacacacacacacacacacctattcacACAAACTACAATCCTTAAAAATACGCATCTTTTCAACATTTTCTCGTGAATTTAAACAtcatttccttactttctatTCCTGGTTTACTTCCAAATGTTTACAAGAACCTAACAATGCTTCTACTTAtgtgtctactactactactactattactactactactactactattactgctattactgccaCCAACTAAAACCTTCGGAATCGACCTGTAAAAAAGGAAGATCATATTTGGTGTGACACTCTTATGaagctggtctctctctctctctctctctctctctctctctctctctctctctctctctctctctctgtgtgtaatgctcttaagatatttttgataagacacacacacacacacacacacacacactcacacacacacacacacacacacacacacacacacacatacacaaacatacatagtttctctttctctgtctcttgaaatgctagtaacacacacacacacacacatacagtttctctctctctctctctctctctctctctaaatgctTGTAATAccttctgcacacacacacacacacacacacacacacaaaacccatTACTTACGAGGGGAGCAGGAGCGTGACCTTGACCTGTATGACCTGCACGGGGGTCCTCTGTGGTAGGGGGAACCTGACCTTCGCCGCCCcccgtaaccaccaccaccaccacctcctcctccaccaccaccaccaccaccaccaccaccaccgccaccgccaccaccgtaccgaccaccgccaccaccaccacctcgtcggCCGTAGTTTGAGCTGTAAAGGTTTGAGAATAAGAATTTAGTCTGGTGTTTAAAAatgctcttctctctcacctaaactgttttccaaggccacaaagatgattagctttGTTATTAAGAATGTTCCTCCTAtttgtaatgtagaaatcttgttaatctgtcacttacgggtgtttctcctatttgtaatgtagaaatcttgttaatctgtcactagaaccataaaaacatccttaaaaacttgcatcacttattgtttctcctgttaataatgtggaaatcttgttaatctgtcactagaatcatgaaaaacactcttaaaaaccctgtcacttattgtttctcctgttaataatgtggaaatcttgttaatctgtcactagaatcatgaaaaacactcttaaaaaccctgtcacttattgtttctcctgttaataatgtggaaatcttgttaatctgtcactagaatcatgaaaacactcttaaaaaccgtcacttattgtttctcctgttaataatgtggaaatcttgttaatctgtcactagaatcatgaaaaacactcttaaaaaccctgtcacttattgtttctcctgttaataatgtggaaatctcgttaacctgtcactagaaccataaaaacacccttaaaagaagaaggaaaggaagaacaataatagtaataatgacaacaacaaataagaataatattcccaactaaacacacacacaaaaaaaaaaaaaataaaaaaacaaacaaataaaaataaataaaaaatgaacacaaaaaagacactacaaccaccaccactaccaccaccaccaccactcactaaGTAGGCCTGCCCATATATATGCCGGGAGTGGGCGTGTGTGGCCGGGCGGTGATGGAATAGTCAACCCTGATGCGGCGGCCGTCAATCTCCATGCCAGTGCACTGCTGCTTGGCCTCCGTGGCGTCCTCCATTGCCTCGTAGTAGATGAACGCAAACCCCCGTGATCGGCCTGTCTGTGGAGCCATGGggtgaggtgaagttaggttcggttcggtttggttaggttaggttaggttgggttaggttgagttgggttaagttaagttaggttaggttaggttgggttaggttaggttgggttaggttaggttaggttaggttaggttaggttaggttaggttgggttaggttaggttgggttaggttaggttaggttaggttaggttgggttgggttaggttaggttaggttaggttaggttaggttgggttaggttaggttaggttaggttaggttggattgggttaggttaggttaggttaggttaggttgggttaggttaggt is a window encoding:
- the LOC135095665 gene encoding transformer-2 protein homolog alpha-like isoform X1, which translates into the protein MSESPHHSVNGASPVHERSRDPSFSRSRSRSGERRESGYKSTSRRSESPRYYQEDRPRYKSSSSNTRRRYSRSPSYSRGHRSNRHMGSRDDPNPSSCLGVFGLSLYTTERELHHLFSKYGPINKVQVVLDAKTGRSRGFAFIYYEAMEDATEAKQQCTGMEIDGRRIRVDYSITARPHTPTPGIYMGRPTYSNYGRRGGGGGGGRYGGGGGGGGGGGGGGGGGGGGGGGGYGGRRRSGSPYHRGPPCRSYRSRSRSCSPRRFRRF
- the LOC135095665 gene encoding transformer-2 protein homolog alpha-like isoform X2 → MSESPHHSVNGASPVHERSRDPSFSRSRSRSGERRESGYKSTSRRSESPRYYQEDRPRYKSSSSNTRRRYSRSPSYSRGHRSNRHMGSRDDPNPSSCLGVFGLSLYTTERELHHLFSKYGPINKVQVVLDAKTGRSRGFAFIYYEAMEDATEAKQQCTGMEIDGRRIRVDYSITARPHTPTPGIYMGRPTYSNYGRRGGGGGGGRYGGGGGGGGGGGGGGGGGGGGGGGGYGGRRRSGSPYHRGPPCRSYRSRSRSCSPRLKELRSVSERKLKLRRREKSEQTGG